The Spirosoma radiotolerans genome has a window encoding:
- the porU2 gene encoding putative type IX secretion system sortase PorU2 — protein MKKGLLLLLFLVSTLVAQGQKRFGNEWIQPGQKYLKLSVNQAGIYRIGYDEIKIADASFLLTNPLNWQLFFRGQEVAIRIVGQQDGVFGAQDYIEFYGEGNDGAQDSLLYRPQQRLHPYQTLFSDKSAYFLTSRATVPGKRMPELNASAQGLSPVAFHVEETVQAFTSEYTFNNLKGLEPYLQQSYFEPGEGWSGSILTPDSVGLVQMKLPGRVSANWPITVQGMINGRDNTIHQIQLQLNATTTSAIAPLSFTGFDSKTFQATLKPESIQNDLLTLQFNAAKNGFTNHYSITYVKVTYPQLLDMAGQPTKVFHLPANTSPTALLSVTNVPTASVAYDVTDRINCRYLTTQTTGAQTQMVVSDAARSRDILVTNRINKPLAIQPVKVSSVIPKGVDYVIVTHESLRQSAVAYASYRASAQGGGYKPFIVESDSLFDQFNYGEKSPLALRRFADYVLANTAVKNLLLIGRANSYPYTTKTATDDLVPTVGYPGSDILITSGLGNYPINTPSIPTGRINATTNEQVLTYLEKVKQLELATPNGLWRKHIVHISGGKSAAEAAGLREALSGIGTIYTNGLLGGQISSFSKSTLDEVEPINISPLVNDGVSLITFFGHAGPTVTDMNFGYASPPENGFRNQNYPLMIFNGCGVGEIFSSFKTLSTDWLLAPQKGAGIVLAHTYWSFEQPTTRYLTKLYTSLYTDASTLNVPFGKVQQQLNMGLEKEGVDPYDVSVMLQMLLQGDPAISLYPLPNPDFTVEPKGMYIQSKVVGSSLKNSDSLRVVIPLANIGKYVAGQAVSLTVKKTISSVATTSTLRFHAFRYRDTLTYTLAKDERLQRIEVSIDPDNQIVELSKTNNTATLDIDWAQAEGSSSYPINRLPDRVSPEINVFVDGKIRENQAVVGLHPQLEIYILDENPLSPKDTSAVDVYLKSCETCSPQRLATSSFSVSAVSANQLQVTTNLSLTAGGSYQLIVFGKDAAGNRTQPPYTLDIDVLSEDKPITFVAYPNPASTYVKFELGLNVKELPVESRLLIYNQVGVPVFENSLPVSTGKNSILWQGTVPGMYLYSLRLTYKDGHTELHSGKVVWQH, from the coding sequence ATGAAAAAAGGGTTACTTCTTCTCTTATTTTTGGTCAGCACGCTGGTCGCACAGGGGCAAAAACGATTCGGTAATGAATGGATACAGCCGGGCCAGAAATACCTCAAGTTATCCGTTAATCAGGCAGGTATTTACCGCATTGGCTACGACGAGATTAAAATTGCCGATGCCTCGTTTCTCCTGACAAACCCGCTCAACTGGCAACTGTTCTTCAGAGGGCAGGAAGTGGCCATACGGATTGTAGGTCAGCAGGATGGCGTCTTTGGCGCGCAGGATTACATCGAGTTTTATGGCGAAGGAAATGATGGCGCGCAGGATTCCCTGCTCTATCGCCCTCAGCAACGATTGCACCCGTATCAGACCCTGTTTTCGGATAAGTCCGCTTACTTCCTGACCAGTCGTGCTACGGTGCCCGGCAAGCGCATGCCCGAACTGAATGCATCCGCGCAGGGGTTGTCGCCTGTTGCCTTTCATGTCGAAGAAACGGTTCAGGCGTTTACCAGTGAATACACATTCAATAACCTGAAGGGGCTGGAACCTTACTTACAGCAAAGCTACTTTGAGCCCGGCGAAGGCTGGTCGGGGTCTATTCTTACTCCTGATTCGGTGGGCTTAGTTCAGATGAAATTGCCGGGGCGGGTGTCAGCAAACTGGCCCATTACGGTGCAGGGAATGATTAACGGCCGGGACAATACCATCCACCAGATTCAGCTACAACTCAATGCAACGACGACGTCGGCCATAGCTCCTCTTTCATTTACGGGCTTTGACAGCAAGACGTTTCAGGCAACCCTAAAGCCCGAGTCAATTCAGAATGACCTGCTCACACTCCAGTTTAACGCAGCCAAAAATGGATTCACCAACCATTATTCGATCACCTACGTAAAGGTTACTTACCCGCAGCTACTGGATATGGCCGGTCAACCGACCAAAGTATTTCACCTGCCCGCCAACACCAGCCCAACGGCGCTGCTATCGGTGACCAACGTACCAACTGCATCGGTTGCTTATGATGTTACGGACAGGATAAACTGCCGCTATCTGACTACACAAACCACCGGTGCCCAAACCCAAATGGTTGTCAGTGATGCGGCCCGGAGCCGGGATATTCTCGTCACCAACCGCATTAATAAACCGCTTGCTATTCAGCCAGTCAAAGTGTCGTCGGTAATTCCTAAAGGGGTTGATTACGTGATCGTTACGCATGAATCGCTCCGGCAGTCGGCGGTTGCCTATGCGAGCTACCGGGCGTCGGCGCAGGGCGGAGGCTACAAGCCCTTTATCGTTGAGTCTGATTCGCTGTTCGATCAGTTCAATTATGGCGAAAAAAGCCCGCTGGCCCTTCGGCGTTTTGCGGACTATGTGCTGGCGAATACGGCCGTAAAAAACCTGTTGCTCATTGGCCGGGCAAACAGTTATCCGTACACGACCAAGACTGCTACCGATGACCTGGTGCCAACGGTTGGCTATCCGGGTTCCGATATTTTGATCACGTCTGGTTTGGGCAATTACCCGATCAACACGCCGTCTATCCCAACCGGCCGGATCAACGCCACCACAAACGAGCAGGTGCTGACGTATCTGGAAAAAGTAAAACAACTCGAGTTGGCAACCCCGAACGGGCTCTGGCGCAAGCACATTGTGCACATTAGCGGGGGGAAAAGTGCCGCTGAAGCCGCGGGACTTCGAGAGGCATTAAGCGGCATCGGTACCATTTATACCAACGGGCTTCTGGGTGGACAGATCAGTTCATTCAGCAAAAGCACCCTCGATGAAGTCGAGCCAATAAACATCAGCCCGCTGGTCAACGACGGGGTTAGTTTGATTACGTTTTTTGGGCATGCCGGACCAACGGTTACGGACATGAACTTTGGCTACGCGTCGCCCCCGGAGAATGGCTTTCGTAACCAGAATTACCCATTGATGATTTTCAACGGTTGTGGGGTAGGGGAGATCTTCTCCAGCTTCAAAACCCTCTCGACGGATTGGCTGCTGGCTCCCCAAAAGGGTGCCGGCATCGTACTGGCGCATACCTACTGGAGTTTCGAGCAGCCAACGACGCGTTACCTGACAAAACTTTATACGAGCCTGTATACCGATGCCAGCACGCTGAACGTACCTTTTGGAAAAGTACAGCAGCAACTGAACATGGGCCTCGAAAAAGAGGGCGTCGACCCTTACGATGTCTCGGTTATGTTGCAGATGTTGTTGCAGGGCGACCCCGCCATAAGCCTTTATCCACTGCCCAATCCTGATTTCACAGTCGAACCCAAAGGGATGTATATCCAGTCTAAAGTGGTTGGCAGTTCACTTAAAAACAGCGATTCCCTCCGGGTAGTTATTCCGCTCGCGAACATTGGTAAATATGTAGCGGGGCAGGCGGTTTCGCTGACGGTAAAAAAGACAATTAGTTCGGTAGCGACTACCAGTACGCTGCGATTCCACGCGTTCCGGTATCGCGACACGCTAACCTATACACTGGCCAAAGACGAGCGTTTGCAGCGAATAGAGGTGTCCATAGATCCTGATAATCAGATCGTCGAGTTGAGTAAAACCAACAATACCGCCACACTCGACATCGACTGGGCACAGGCGGAGGGCAGTAGTAGCTATCCCATCAATCGTTTACCAGACCGGGTAAGCCCGGAAATCAACGTGTTCGTTGATGGCAAAATCAGGGAAAATCAAGCGGTGGTTGGCCTGCATCCGCAACTGGAGATTTATATACTGGACGAGAATCCGCTCTCGCCAAAAGACACTAGTGCAGTGGATGTGTACCTGAAAAGTTGCGAAACCTGCTCGCCCCAAAGGCTTGCGACTTCGTCGTTTTCGGTATCCGCTGTATCGGCAAACCAGCTACAGGTAACGACCAATCTCTCACTCACAGCAGGTGGCAGCTACCAACTCATTGTGTTTGGCAAAGATGCCGCGGGTAATCGTACGCAGCCGCCCTATACGCTCGATATTGATGTATTATCGGAAGACAAACCGATTACGTTTGTGGCTTACCCGAATCCGGCAAGCACCTATGTAAAGTTCGAATTAGGTCTGAACGTGAAGGAGTTACCAGTCGAATCACGTTTGCTGATCTACAACCAGGTGGGTGTGCCGGTTTTTGAGAATAGCCTGCCGGTATCGACCGGAAAGAATTCAATTCTTTGGCAGGGAACGGTGCCCGGTATGTACCTTTACTCGCTACGTTTAACGTACAAAGACGGTCATACCGAACTGCATTCGGGGAAAGTTGTCTGGCAGCACTAA
- a CDS encoding asparagine synthetase B family protein, giving the protein MSGIAGVVRLDGQDVLEVDTAAMINSLAHRGEVVRQAIDQGILLAFGGALETDPATETRVAADADLFTDAEQDNLFASMFAQGGPAAFNDINADFAIALWEASRQTLVCARDPLGVKPLYYVYQPGRFFAFASEIKALLALQEVVVKPNEHKFREYLTWTTSYVPYSAETFYESIYSLLPGHSIQVNAQGLALQPYWQINPTAYRSLTRPEDYSALFYDTFTAAIERRMKGKKRVGAHLSGGLDSSSVSSVAQFLLEKQQRPSLHTFNIDTGLASTDESEYVRAFVSKWHPQHHTVQPKANVLESVLAINHLFDRPDHFIIPSSFHLGVSQEANQFGCDILLTGHDGDSVITTGFDFLDQLLDASDWERLQAACHQYIDHRYPPDFVANPPRLRNDDEFERYALSILGTNLKKRFREQSSAEFLAQVRHQKQIFGLSTVGILSYAARRVKAKLTHRTLLDSAFSESFNQRVVRRPLVSTEPLTTELSQGRPVSANQVLNTTNVICAEQLNHIGAHYGHAYSFPFFDKHVVELGLATPLEVCFDQGRGRGLIRNGLSAVLPTAIVNRYTKANFVEYGNVSAQQLYQATHEQFALAGHPIWGVIDRAAFAKIVRVVFNARIPVKQKTRYNWLLSRIIYLALWLGAIPKKG; this is encoded by the coding sequence ATGAGTGGAATTGCAGGAGTTGTCCGATTGGATGGGCAGGATGTACTTGAGGTTGATACAGCCGCCATGATCAACTCGTTAGCTCATCGGGGCGAAGTCGTGCGTCAGGCGATTGATCAGGGGATATTGCTGGCCTTTGGTGGTGCCCTGGAGACTGACCCGGCAACGGAAACCCGCGTGGCGGCTGATGCTGATCTGTTTACGGATGCGGAACAAGACAACCTCTTCGCGTCAATGTTCGCTCAGGGCGGCCCCGCTGCATTCAACGACATCAATGCCGATTTCGCTATAGCGTTGTGGGAAGCCAGCCGTCAAACGCTTGTTTGCGCGCGTGATCCGCTGGGAGTAAAACCGCTTTATTATGTTTATCAACCCGGCCGTTTCTTCGCGTTTGCTTCCGAAATAAAGGCGTTGCTGGCTTTACAGGAAGTCGTGGTCAAACCGAATGAACACAAGTTCAGGGAGTACCTAACCTGGACCACGAGTTACGTGCCCTATAGCGCCGAAACGTTTTATGAATCCATTTACAGCCTTCTGCCGGGTCATTCTATACAGGTGAATGCGCAGGGTTTAGCACTACAACCCTACTGGCAAATCAATCCAACTGCATACCGTAGTCTAACTCGCCCTGAAGACTATTCTGCGTTATTCTACGACACGTTTACGGCAGCGATTGAACGTCGGATGAAGGGAAAAAAGCGGGTGGGCGCTCATTTAAGTGGTGGGCTGGACTCTTCGTCGGTAAGTTCGGTCGCGCAGTTTTTGCTGGAAAAACAGCAACGACCCAGCCTGCATACATTTAACATTGACACCGGTCTGGCGTCTACGGATGAGTCTGAATACGTCCGGGCGTTCGTCAGTAAGTGGCATCCGCAGCATCATACGGTTCAGCCCAAAGCGAATGTGCTGGAGTCCGTGCTGGCAATAAATCACCTGTTCGACCGGCCCGACCATTTCATTATTCCCTCCAGTTTCCACCTGGGTGTTTCGCAGGAAGCCAATCAATTTGGCTGCGATATTCTACTGACCGGTCATGATGGCGACAGTGTGATCACCACCGGGTTTGATTTTCTGGATCAGTTGCTCGATGCCAGCGATTGGGAAAGGTTGCAGGCCGCCTGTCACCAATACATTGATCACCGGTATCCGCCAGATTTTGTTGCCAATCCGCCCCGATTGCGGAATGACGACGAGTTTGAACGCTATGCATTGAGTATCCTGGGGACTAACCTGAAGAAACGGTTTCGGGAGCAATCTTCCGCTGAATTTCTGGCCCAAGTACGCCATCAAAAGCAAATTTTCGGACTATCGACAGTGGGTATTCTTAGCTACGCTGCCCGGCGGGTCAAGGCTAAACTGACGCATCGGACCCTGCTCGATAGTGCGTTTAGCGAGTCCTTTAACCAGCGTGTTGTCCGTCGGCCACTTGTATCGACGGAGCCGCTAACAACGGAGTTGAGCCAGGGGCGTCCGGTTTCGGCAAATCAGGTTTTGAATACAACCAATGTAATCTGCGCCGAGCAACTGAATCATATCGGTGCGCACTACGGCCATGCGTACTCGTTTCCCTTCTTCGATAAGCACGTTGTCGAATTAGGCTTGGCAACGCCCCTGGAGGTTTGTTTCGATCAGGGACGCGGCCGGGGCCTGATTCGGAATGGCCTAAGCGCTGTATTACCGACAGCCATTGTAAACCGCTATACGAAAGCCAACTTTGTGGAATACGGTAATGTGTCGGCGCAACAGTTGTACCAGGCTACACACGAACAGTTTGCGTTGGCAGGCCACCCCATTTGGGGTGTTATCGACCGAGCTGCTTTTGCTAAAATTGTACGTGTCGTCTTCAACGCCAGGATACCGGTAAAGCAGAAAACCCGGTATAACTGGCTGTTGAGCCGTATTATTTACCTGGCTCTCTGGCTGGGAGCGATACCTAAAAAGGGGTGA